The Parashewanella tropica genome window below encodes:
- the dbpA gene encoding ATP-dependent RNA helicase DbpA, whose product MSQSAKTKPSNAAFSSLPLKKGLLDNLHTMNYQSMTSIQEQSLPLILAGEDVIGQAKTGSGKTAAFGLGLLNKLDVKRFRIQSLVLCPTRELADQVAKEIRTLARGIHNIKVLTLCGGVPMGPQIGSLEHGAHIIVGTPGRITDHLSRNRLDLSNVEMLILDEADRMLEMGFQDAVEDILAELPFTKQTLLFSATFPKQIKAMTESIMHSPHRVTVKEVHDNSSIEQHFYQLKDNQQRMEALRLLILQQQPESAVVFCNTKRETQQVADELESLGFSAAALHGDLEQRDRDRVLLRFANKSINILVATDVAARGLDIDALDAVFNYHLAFDHEVHTHRIGRTGRAGSKGSAYTFYTEHGYIISLIEDDLGREIVSEPLPPMSLLHAQPPQPAMKTIQIDGGKKQKLRPGDILGALTANQELTGDQIGKIHITDIRAFVAVENKIAKKALRKITNGKMKGRNFRAWLI is encoded by the coding sequence TTGAGTCAGTCTGCCAAAACCAAACCATCTAACGCTGCTTTTTCATCATTACCTTTAAAAAAAGGGCTCTTAGATAATCTTCATACCATGAATTACCAAAGCATGACCTCTATTCAAGAGCAAAGTTTACCTTTGATCCTTGCAGGAGAAGATGTGATTGGTCAGGCAAAAACGGGGTCAGGTAAAACAGCAGCGTTCGGTTTGGGTTTGCTTAACAAATTGGATGTAAAGCGTTTTCGTATTCAGTCATTGGTGTTGTGCCCAACCCGTGAGCTGGCAGATCAAGTTGCGAAAGAGATCAGAACTTTAGCCCGTGGGATCCATAATATCAAAGTACTTACTTTGTGTGGTGGCGTACCAATGGGGCCACAAATTGGTTCGTTAGAGCATGGCGCTCACATCATTGTTGGTACTCCGGGGCGAATTACGGATCACTTAAGCCGAAATCGATTAGATTTGAGCAACGTTGAAATGCTGATCCTTGATGAAGCTGACCGAATGTTGGAAATGGGTTTTCAAGATGCAGTAGAAGATATTCTGGCTGAATTACCGTTTACTAAGCAGACACTATTATTCAGTGCTACGTTTCCGAAACAGATAAAGGCGATGACTGAGAGCATTATGCACTCACCGCATCGTGTTACGGTTAAAGAGGTTCATGATAATTCAAGCATTGAACAGCATTTCTATCAGTTAAAAGATAATCAGCAACGTATGGAAGCATTGCGTCTACTCATATTGCAGCAACAACCAGAAAGTGCGGTAGTTTTTTGTAATACCAAGCGTGAAACTCAACAAGTTGCCGACGAGCTAGAAAGTTTGGGCTTTAGTGCCGCTGCTTTACACGGTGATTTAGAGCAAAGAGATCGTGATCGTGTTTTGCTACGTTTTGCCAATAAAAGCATCAACATTTTAGTGGCTACTGATGTCGCGGCTCGTGGGTTAGATATTGATGCTTTGGATGCCGTTTTTAACTATCATCTTGCCTTTGATCACGAAGTACATACCCACCGCATTGGTCGTACAGGTCGTGCTGGTAGCAAAGGGAGCGCTTACACTTTTTATACCGAGCATGGTTACATCATTTCATTGATTGAAGACGATTTAGGGCGTGAAATTGTCAGTGAACCACTGCCACCAATGAGCTTACTGCATGCACAGCCACCTCAGCCTGCTATGAAAACTATTCAAATTGATGGTGGTAAAAAACAAAAATTAAGGCCGGGAGATATTTTAGGCGCATTGACTGCTAATCAAGAATTGACAGGTGATCAAATCGGTAAGATTCATATTACTGATATTCGTGCATTTGTTGCTGTCGAAAACAAAATTGCCAAAAAAGCTTTGCGTAAAATTACCAACGGAAAAATGAAAGGGCGTAATTTCAGAGCTTGGTTGATTTGA
- a CDS encoding YrbL family protein — translation MLIINESLYIAKGTHRCCYIHPHDDNLCIKIPLNKQGKQSKNIQKALNREHKYYKRLSSRNISWKHLSEYKGDIDTNLGKGSIYQLIKDDNGLVSKSLEYYLQNPSLIKDYEENFVKQLDCLYEYMSSNKILTTSLLPRNIAVQKTDCHLKLWIIDDIGNSEFIPISEVTSRLIRKKIKRKWNEMVELINTHYPNTLKVEVKP, via the coding sequence TTGTTGATAATCAACGAATCTCTTTATATCGCCAAAGGGACTCATAGATGCTGCTATATTCACCCTCACGATGATAATTTATGCATTAAAATCCCTCTGAATAAGCAAGGCAAGCAAAGTAAGAATATTCAGAAGGCACTGAATAGAGAGCATAAATATTACAAAAGGTTAAGCAGTAGAAATATTTCTTGGAAACACCTTAGTGAGTATAAAGGTGATATTGATACTAACTTGGGGAAAGGCAGTATTTATCAACTTATAAAAGATGATAATGGTCTAGTTTCAAAAAGCTTAGAATACTATTTACAAAATCCAAGTTTAATTAAAGATTACGAAGAAAATTTCGTAAAGCAGCTGGACTGTTTATATGAGTACATGTCTTCAAATAAAATTTTAACGACATCATTACTTCCGAGAAACATTGCAGTTCAAAAAACCGACTGCCACCTGAAATTGTGGATTATTGATGACATCGGAAACTCAGAGTTTATTCCGATTTCAGAAGTTACATCAAGGTTGATAAGAAAGAAAATTAAGCGTAAATGGAATGAAATGGTTGAGCTAATAAATACACATTATCCGAATACCCTTAAGGTAGAAGTAAAACCTTAG
- a CDS encoding zinc-dependent metalloprotease family protein has translation MHKSIKKSALGVSVLLASTAVNAETIDVMILYTQPAADAVTNIDTKINQYISNSNRIYRNNGLDIELRLVGRQSQASSTSNLVPSEEHLNLVTNNQGVKDARANVRADMVVLLGKRQNVQGGYVCGIGWVGQGQNGNLYPQMKDRMFSVTAVDCGAATFIHELGHNMGLGHSVRQGSRGGVYADGVGHGVQNNFSTIMAYPQAFGSAVRLDYFSDPYWNGCNGQACGVAGQSYSNKTLWYVKDDVANFF, from the coding sequence ATGCACAAATCTATAAAAAAATCTGCATTAGGGGTCTCAGTGCTGCTTGCTTCAACAGCAGTTAATGCAGAAACAATCGATGTAATGATTTTATATACACAGCCTGCGGCAGATGCGGTTACGAATATTGATACTAAGATCAATCAATATATTTCGAATTCAAATCGTATTTATCGTAATAACGGGTTAGATATTGAGTTGAGATTAGTGGGTCGTCAATCTCAAGCATCTTCAACCTCGAATTTAGTGCCATCAGAAGAACACCTTAATCTAGTAACCAATAACCAAGGCGTGAAAGATGCTCGTGCCAATGTGCGTGCAGATATGGTTGTGTTGTTAGGTAAGAGACAAAATGTTCAAGGTGGTTATGTTTGTGGTATTGGATGGGTTGGTCAAGGCCAAAATGGGAACTTGTATCCACAGATGAAAGATCGCATGTTTAGTGTGACAGCGGTTGATTGTGGTGCCGCAACCTTTATCCATGAATTAGGTCACAACATGGGCTTAGGCCACTCTGTACGTCAAGGCAGTAGAGGTGGCGTTTATGCTGACGGTGTGGGTCATGGTGTTCAGAATAATTTCTCAACCATTATGGCTTATCCTCAGGCCTTTGGTTCAGCCGTTCGTTTAGATTACTTCTCAGATCCATATTGGAATGGATGTAATGGTCAAGCTTGTGGGGTAGCTGGTCAGTCGTATTCTAATAAAACACTGTGGTACGTTAAGGACGATGTCGCTAACTTCTTTTAG
- a CDS encoding helix-turn-helix domain-containing protein, with amino-acid sequence MILAEKIIQLRKRLGWSQEELADKMNVSRQSVSKWESTQSIPDLNKILMLAEIFGVTTDYLLKDEHETIDKDTLSDQEHSNQIGLEQANNYVESKVAISELNAKGAILCICSPIPLFFLLALENTGIFGVSDKLAPAIGIVSVLLIVALSVNFFVKTNQYDENIEIIDKEPFELAYGVHSAINQQLKQYRPTYNSKTALGSFFFIACSVPLLLTSILIDSDILPLLMLIVLLLMISSGVYIVSPSSAKFDAYNRILQEGCGKSQKSKRTKRAEKIAAFYWPLLTAIFLGWSFWSQNWKITWIVWPVGAVLFIALVGLVELFEKDED; translated from the coding sequence ATGATTTTGGCGGAAAAAATAATTCAATTAAGAAAACGTCTTGGTTGGTCGCAGGAAGAGTTAGCAGACAAAATGAATGTTTCTAGACAATCTGTTTCTAAGTGGGAAAGTACTCAGAGCATTCCTGATTTAAACAAGATTTTAATGCTGGCTGAGATCTTTGGTGTTACCACAGATTATTTATTAAAAGATGAGCATGAAACGATTGATAAGGATACTCTCTCCGACCAAGAACATAGTAATCAAATTGGATTAGAGCAGGCTAACAATTATGTCGAGAGCAAAGTAGCCATATCCGAATTAAACGCCAAAGGGGCGATTTTGTGTATCTGCTCCCCCATTCCGTTATTTTTCTTATTAGCACTTGAAAATACAGGAATATTCGGGGTATCAGATAAACTCGCGCCTGCGATTGGTATCGTTAGCGTACTACTTATTGTCGCTTTAAGCGTCAACTTTTTCGTTAAAACCAATCAATACGATGAGAATATTGAAATCATTGATAAGGAGCCATTTGAATTAGCCTATGGGGTACATAGCGCTATTAATCAGCAATTGAAGCAATATCGCCCCACTTACAATTCAAAAACTGCGTTAGGTTCATTCTTTTTTATTGCCTGTTCAGTGCCTTTACTGTTAACCAGCATCCTAATTGACAGTGACATTTTGCCTTTATTGATGCTAATCGTTTTACTATTGATGATTTCCAGTGGCGTTTATATTGTTAGCCCTTCTTCAGCAAAATTTGACGCTTACAACCGTATTTTGCAAGAAGGTTGCGGAAAGTCTCAAAAAAGTAAAAGAACAAAACGTGCTGAAAAAATTGCCGCATTTTATTGGCCATTATTAACCGCCATTTTTCTTGGTTGGAGCTTTTGGTCGCAGAATTGGAAGATAACTTGGATAGTTTGGCCTGTAGGTGCCGTTTTATTTATCGCCTTGGTTGGTTTAGTTGAGTTATTTGAGAAAGACGAAGATTAA
- the cysZ gene encoding sulfate transporter CysZ, producing MSSQHSPRKSGVNYFIDGLSLIRQPGLRSFVFIPLTINILLFSTAFYFAFGQLQVLFDWLDSQLPEILSWLHFLLWPLAIVTMLISMSFIFSSVMNWIAAPFNGLLAEKVEQKLTGKPLYTGGTKDLIKDLPRILGREWKKLKYYLPRAILVLLLFFVPVLGQTVFPIVWFLFSAWMMAIQYCDYPFDNHKVKFDDMKFALKNTKGTSFSFGATVALVSMIPIVNFIVMPVAICGATAMWVDKYREAYRNSAIAPD from the coding sequence ATGAGTTCTCAGCATTCTCCACGTAAAAGTGGTGTGAATTATTTTATTGATGGTTTATCACTTATCCGCCAACCGGGGTTAAGAAGTTTTGTATTTATTCCTCTCACCATCAATATCCTACTTTTTTCCACGGCGTTTTATTTTGCTTTTGGTCAACTGCAAGTGCTCTTTGATTGGCTCGATAGCCAACTACCTGAAATCCTCAGCTGGTTACACTTCTTATTGTGGCCTTTAGCCATCGTTACTATGTTGATCAGCATGTCGTTTATATTCAGCTCCGTTATGAATTGGATAGCGGCTCCATTTAATGGATTATTAGCGGAAAAGGTTGAGCAAAAGTTAACAGGAAAACCACTCTATACAGGTGGAACTAAAGATCTCATCAAAGATTTGCCCCGCATTCTCGGTCGAGAATGGAAAAAGCTTAAATACTATTTACCGAGGGCGATTTTGGTCTTATTACTGTTTTTTGTCCCTGTGCTTGGACAAACCGTTTTCCCAATCGTTTGGTTTCTTTTCAGCGCTTGGATGATGGCCATTCAGTATTGCGACTACCCGTTCGATAATCACAAAGTGAAGTTTGATGATATGAAGTTTGCGTTAAAGAACACTAAAGGCACCAGTTTCAGTTTCGGTGCAACAGTGGCATTAGTGTCGATGATACCAATCGTAAACTTTATTGTTATGCCAGTAGCGATTTGCGGTGCAACCGCCATGTGGGTAGATAAATATCGCGAGGCATATCGTAATTCAGCCATTGCACCTGATTAA